A section of the uncultured Desulfosarcina sp. genome encodes:
- a CDS encoding ISNCY family transposase: MREKQQKQMPLISLPTGHPREVELEMISKILDKTPNIYDHVLQDLNGGLKIERQRTGANGMSAEQVTRAAIVMKLFNFTYEDLAFHISDSRSLRRFCRIGIFDKGFKKSALNENIKRICPETWELISLDLLAYAKDNNIEKGRTTRVDCTVVESNIHPPCDSMQLYDAVRVLARLLTQARDDFKIKIVFTDHRRRAKRRMTAIQYAKGKKQRLSPYKDLLKVTQKSIGYAIKAEETIGGICTTNFELLGLLNSIKHYSDLARQVYDQTYRRVIQGESVSADQKVFSIFEEHTDIIIKDRRDNHYGHKICLTGGASNLILDCVVLEGNPADSTLVEQMLDRQKSAYGRYPLKVALDGGFASKGNLNTAKAKGVKDVCFAKKRGLEEIDMCRSHYVYKKLRQFRAGIESGISWLKRSFGLTRCTWKGFRSFKSYVLSSVVAANLLTIARKQLAPAG, from the coding sequence ATGCGCGAGAAACAACAAAAACAAATGCCGCTGATAAGTCTCCCCACGGGTCATCCCAGAGAAGTAGAACTGGAGATGATCAGCAAAATCCTGGACAAGACTCCTAACATTTACGATCATGTTCTGCAAGACCTCAACGGTGGCCTCAAGATAGAACGTCAACGAACCGGGGCCAACGGTATGAGTGCCGAGCAGGTGACCCGCGCCGCGATTGTGATGAAGCTTTTCAACTTCACCTATGAAGACCTCGCCTTTCATATTTCCGATTCCAGATCGCTCAGACGGTTTTGCAGAATCGGTATTTTCGATAAGGGCTTCAAGAAATCCGCCCTGAATGAAAATATCAAAAGGATCTGCCCTGAGACCTGGGAGCTTATTTCCCTGGACCTGTTGGCATATGCGAAGGACAACAACATCGAAAAAGGCAGAACGACCCGAGTCGATTGTACCGTCGTCGAGAGCAACATCCACCCTCCTTGCGATTCCATGCAGTTGTATGACGCTGTGCGCGTGCTCGCGCGGTTGTTGACTCAAGCCCGGGATGACTTCAAAATTAAAATCGTTTTCACGGATCATCGTCGCCGTGCAAAAAGGCGGATGACCGCCATCCAATACGCAAAAGGGAAAAAGCAACGACTGTCTCCGTATAAAGACCTGCTCAAGGTCACCCAAAAGTCCATCGGTTACGCGATCAAAGCCGAAGAAACGATAGGCGGAATCTGCACAACCAATTTTGAATTGCTTGGCTTATTGAACAGCATCAAACATTACAGCGATTTGGCCCGTCAGGTCTACGACCAGACCTATCGCCGGGTTATTCAAGGCGAAAGCGTATCGGCCGACCAGAAGGTATTCTCGATTTTCGAGGAACACACGGACATCATCATCAAAGACCGCCGGGATAACCATTATGGCCATAAGATTTGCCTGACCGGTGGAGCCTCGAACCTTATCCTCGATTGTGTCGTTCTTGAGGGCAATCCCGCAGATAGCACACTGGTTGAACAGATGCTGGATCGCCAGAAATCGGCTTACGGACGCTACCCGCTGAAAGTTGCCCTGGACGGTGGCTTTGCATCCAAAGGCAATCTGAACACGGCCAAGGCCAAAGGCGTCAAAGATGTCTGCTTTGCCAAAAAACGGGGTCTTGAAGAGATTGACATGTGTCGCAGTCACTATGTTTACAAAAAGCTCAGACAGTTCCGTGCCGGTATCGAATCGGGCATATCCTGGCTCAAACGCAGTTTCGGCTTGACCCGGTGCACGTGGAAAGGTTTTCGTTCTTTTAAAAGCTACGTGCTTTCGTCGGTGGTCGCGGCCAACCTGCTGACGATCGCTCGAAAGCAATTGGCTCCTGCTGGATAA
- a CDS encoding DUF2726 domain-containing protein, whose translation MKSKLFSSNALFCICLFLSVFLTFSHIHADTLILKNGRKIKAERVWEENGVVKYSLYGSVVGHPKADVLEIVHDAVAEDQDRRIDSFFYPWKLGQTINEVVSLCQRYDYPLHRDGLISVNRHFNPKMCMPYTDSHSKFNYKATAYGYSSVVLLEFNPDTKRLVSVETRIRKPNNVKSDDFMAGIGRKLARDYGEPDSRAQNWNWFSNSNAVSLANGNSAAIVKLTISLVAQQADRSTQTASSQSTDVNSHRSSVPQKRALPSVKPAVRTPIVPSVGFMNRVLKVLSQIFIGTLVVVAIIVYLKWVSQKKTLGSLNQGFKKKKTYVRYEKNFSSGRSSVTNSDYGYEKANGLFTAAEKVFMSVLADVIGGRYQIQGKVRLADLISPESTLDSNQSKWAFRKISQKHVDFVICDKSDFTILGVVELDDKSHLRPDRMARDKFVDAALSGAGLAILHYPVKSSYEPADIREKLVTTLGLDLDDEDDGGRFRDSRRAGGATAESEDDLRWAPPGFKS comes from the coding sequence ATGAAATCAAAACTATTTTCATCCAACGCTTTATTCTGCATCTGTCTTTTCCTTTCAGTTTTCCTGACATTTTCACACATCCACGCCGACACCCTGATCCTGAAAAATGGTCGGAAAATCAAGGCTGAGCGGGTATGGGAAGAGAATGGAGTTGTCAAGTACTCGCTTTATGGATCGGTTGTCGGCCACCCGAAGGCGGATGTTCTCGAAATCGTGCACGATGCGGTGGCCGAGGATCAAGACCGTCGGATCGATTCTTTTTTTTACCCCTGGAAACTGGGCCAGACGATTAACGAGGTTGTGTCGCTTTGCCAACGTTACGATTATCCATTGCACCGGGACGGTTTGATTTCGGTGAACAGGCATTTCAATCCCAAAATGTGCATGCCGTACACCGATAGTCATTCGAAATTCAATTACAAGGCCACGGCATACGGCTATTCATCGGTGGTTCTTCTCGAATTCAACCCGGATACAAAACGGCTGGTATCCGTCGAAACCCGCATACGCAAGCCAAACAATGTAAAATCAGACGATTTTATGGCCGGTATCGGACGGAAGCTGGCAAGGGATTATGGGGAACCGGATAGCCGGGCACAGAATTGGAATTGGTTTTCAAATTCGAATGCCGTCAGTTTGGCCAACGGTAACAGTGCGGCCATTGTCAAGCTGACCATCTCTCTGGTCGCACAGCAAGCAGACCGTTCTACACAAACGGCCTCAAGCCAATCCACAGATGTGAATTCTCATCGAAGTTCGGTTCCACAAAAAAGGGCGTTGCCATCCGTCAAGCCAGCCGTGAGAACCCCTATTGTCCCTTCAGTCGGGTTCATGAACCGGGTGTTGAAAGTCCTATCTCAAATATTCATTGGAACCCTCGTAGTGGTGGCCATCATAGTGTATCTGAAATGGGTCTCCCAGAAAAAGACACTGGGTTCACTGAACCAGGGATTTAAAAAGAAAAAAACATATGTGCGGTATGAAAAGAATTTTTCTTCAGGGCGCTCAAGTGTAACAAATAGTGATTACGGCTATGAGAAAGCGAATGGCCTATTCACGGCAGCCGAGAAAGTTTTCATGTCGGTACTGGCGGATGTTATCGGCGGCCGCTATCAGATCCAGGGTAAAGTACGGCTGGCCGATCTGATCTCACCGGAGTCGACGCTTGACAGCAACCAATCGAAGTGGGCGTTTCGCAAAATAAGCCAGAAACACGTGGATTTCGTAATCTGCGACAAATCGGATTTCACTATCCTGGGTGTTGTCGAACTTGACGACAAAAGCCACCTGCGTCCCGATCGTATGGCAAGAGACAAGTTTGTCGATGCAGCCTTATCTGGTGCCGGATTAGCAATCCTGCACTACCCGGTAAAATCCAGCTATGAACCGGCGGATATCCGAGAGAAGCTGGTTACGACCCTCGGGCTGGATCTTGACGATGAAGACGATGGGGGTCGCTTTAGAGACAGCCGGCGCGCAGGCGGCGCAACTGCCGAATCCGAAGACGACCTGCGGTGGGCGCCTCCCGGTTTCAAATCTTGA
- a CDS encoding HNH endonuclease: protein MDLRERFSDITVWKKGGQRAPHKPLLALYALGRCLRGEGRLVAFADVNRDLRKLLEEFGPTRKSHHPEYPFWRLRNDGLWELTNAENVVAREGNTDARKSELLKHDVHGGFPQEVYDALRRDSRIFSDIVSTLLTTNFPESIHEDILQAVGIDLAENRISVGKRDPLFREHVLRAYEYRCAVCGYNVRVGNSLVGLEAAHIKWHQAGGPDVENNGIALCALHHKLFDRGAFTLSDDEDMIVQVSKNAHGTHGFSEWLMKYHGKPLKRPQAPSDYPIPTFVHWHVREVFKGPARFG from the coding sequence ATGGATCTTAGAGAACGATTCAGTGACATCACCGTCTGGAAAAAGGGCGGCCAGCGAGCGCCGCATAAGCCGCTGCTGGCGTTGTATGCGCTTGGCAGGTGTTTGCGAGGAGAGGGGCGGCTAGTCGCATTTGCGGATGTCAACCGCGATCTGCGCAAACTGCTTGAAGAGTTCGGGCCAACCCGAAAAAGCCACCATCCCGAATATCCCTTCTGGCGGTTACGCAACGACGGATTGTGGGAACTGACCAACGCCGAAAATGTAGTGGCTCGCGAGGGAAACACCGATGCCCGCAAAAGCGAACTTCTCAAACACGATGTCCATGGCGGCTTTCCGCAGGAAGTCTACGATGCGCTTCGTCGGGATTCCCGCATCTTTTCAGACATCGTCAGCACCCTGCTTACCACGAATTTTCCCGAATCCATTCATGAAGACATTCTCCAGGCGGTCGGCATAGATCTGGCGGAAAATCGCATAAGCGTCGGGAAACGCGATCCTCTGTTTCGCGAGCACGTATTACGCGCCTATGAATACCGGTGCGCTGTCTGCGGATACAACGTGCGTGTCGGCAATTCGCTGGTCGGGCTTGAGGCAGCCCACATCAAGTGGCACCAGGCCGGCGGACCGGATGTTGAAAACAACGGCATCGCCTTGTGCGCGCTGCACCACAAATTGTTCGACCGGGGGGCGTTTACCCTTTCCGATGATGAGGACATGATCGTCCAGGTGTCCAAAAACGCTCATGGAACACACGGCTTTTCGGAATGGCTGATGAAGTATCACGGCAAGCCGCTGAAAAGACCTCAGGCGCCCAGCGACTATCCTATCCCTACCTTCGTGCACTGGCATGTTCGTGAAGTCTTCAAGGGGCCGGCACGGTTTGGGTGA
- the istB gene encoding IS21-like element helper ATPase IstB: MMSQQTIDKLHDMKLTAMADAFTEQMGKPDLGELSFEDRFAMLVDRQWTFKEDHRMTRLLRTAKLRDSACIENIDFKTPRALDKSLVVRLAGSDWIKKDQNVIVLGPTGVGKTYLACAIANSACRNGFAAMYKRAPRLYQEVAIARADGSYPKLMNRLSKIKVLIVDDFCIAPMTDPERRDLLEVLEDRQSISSTIIATQVPVENWIEHIGDPTLADAILDRLVHNAHRINLKGESMRKIRSSLTKSDKSGR, translated from the coding sequence ATGATGTCCCAACAGACCATAGACAAACTTCACGATATGAAACTGACCGCCATGGCCGACGCCTTTACCGAGCAGATGGGAAAGCCGGATCTGGGAGAGCTGAGTTTTGAAGACCGCTTTGCCATGCTGGTGGATCGGCAATGGACCTTCAAAGAGGATCACCGCATGACCCGTCTGCTCAGAACCGCAAAACTCCGGGACAGCGCCTGCATCGAAAATATCGACTTCAAGACGCCGCGCGCCCTGGATAAATCCCTGGTCGTGAGACTGGCCGGAAGCGATTGGATCAAAAAGGACCAGAACGTTATCGTCCTCGGCCCCACCGGCGTCGGCAAAACCTATCTGGCCTGCGCTATTGCTAACAGCGCCTGCCGCAACGGTTTTGCCGCCATGTACAAAAGGGCTCCACGGCTGTATCAGGAGGTTGCCATCGCCCGGGCCGACGGTTCCTATCCCAAACTGATGAATCGATTGTCAAAGATCAAGGTGCTCATCGTCGACGATTTTTGCATCGCCCCGATGACCGATCCGGAGCGCCGGGATCTTTTGGAGGTGCTGGAGGATCGACAGTCGATCTCCTCAACCATCATTGCCACCCAGGTTCCCGTCGAAAACTGGATCGAGCATATCGGCGATCCTACCCTGGCCGATGCCATTTTGGACCGACTGGTTCACAACGCCCACAGGATAAATTTGAAAGGAGAGTCCATGAGAAAAATCCGTTCGTCCTTGACGAAATCCGACAAGTCTGGGAGGTAG
- a CDS encoding type II toxin-antitoxin system RelE/ParE family toxin, with protein sequence MKVKDVLVLQEAVDDLNEGRVFYDLQELGVGNYFWDCMVADIESLIVYAGIHSKKLGLFQMFAKRFPYAIYYEVVEKIAYVVAILPMRKNPAWISKQLGERR encoded by the coding sequence ATGAAGGTTAAAGATGTCTTAGTATTGCAAGAAGCCGTTGATGACTTGAATGAGGGAAGAGTCTTTTATGATCTTCAAGAACTTGGAGTAGGCAATTATTTTTGGGATTGCATGGTCGCTGATATTGAATCTTTGATCGTTTACGCTGGGATTCATTCCAAAAAGCTTGGTCTGTTCCAAATGTTTGCCAAGCGCTTTCCATATGCGATCTATTACGAAGTGGTTGAAAAGATAGCTTATGTTGTGGCTATTTTGCCAATGAGAAAAAATCCGGCCTGGATTTCTAAGCAGCTGGGTGAGAGACGATAA
- a CDS encoding addiction module protein: MNLDELKKLSSAERIQVMEALWDSMLYEDGEINTPEWHTRILEQRKKAIADGSAKFISISELKAIREQ, from the coding sequence ATGAATTTAGATGAGTTAAAAAAATTAAGCAGTGCTGAACGCATTCAGGTAATGGAAGCCCTTTGGGATTCCATGCTCTATGAGGACGGTGAAATTAATACTCCTGAATGGCACACACGCATATTGGAACAAAGGAAAAAAGCTATCGCTGATGGTAGTGCAAAATTCATCTCAATATCAGAACTTAAGGCGATCCGGGAGCAATGA
- a CDS encoding type II toxin-antitoxin system RelE/ParE family toxin: MHCFFSPLAEFDLEEIGDYIASDNPRRAVSFVQELRDLCLKMMTSPEAFPLRRDLGENIRMCPFHSYLIFYTVNAEELRIERILHGARDIPRFFDA, translated from the coding sequence ATGCATTGTTTTTTTTCTCCCCTTGCTGAGTTCGATCTTGAAGAGATAGGCGATTATATCGCCAGCGATAACCCGCGGCGCGCGGTTTCTTTCGTCCAAGAACTTCGGGACCTATGCCTTAAAATGATGACCTCACCCGAGGCTTTTCCCCTGCGTCGTGATCTTGGCGAAAATATCCGCATGTGTCCTTTCCACTCTTATTTGATTTTTTATACGGTAAACGCTGAAGAACTACGTATCGAACGAATCCTTCACGGCGCACGCGATATTCCAAGGTTTTTCGATGCCTGA
- a CDS encoding type II toxin-antitoxin system ParD family antitoxin encodes MPILYRNIFIDGMSYHTINLEIDMSTYFRYQLLIITNNRRRAMPSSYAIGPHFENLIKDKIESGRYSSASEVVREALRLFEEYEELRAVRLEKLRAQIREGKESGPGIPAETVLGQLEAKYSALENR; translated from the coding sequence TTGCCGATTCTCTACCGTAATATCTTTATTGATGGAATGTCTTATCATACCATCAACTTAGAAATTGACATGTCAACTTATTTCCGTTATCAATTATTGATAATTACAAATAACAGGAGGCGCGCCATGCCAAGCAGTTACGCCATAGGGCCACACTTTGAAAACCTCATAAAAGACAAGATAGAGAGCGGGAGATACAGCAGTGCAAGCGAAGTCGTGCGTGAGGCTTTGCGCTTGTTTGAAGAATATGAAGAGCTTCGAGCCGTAAGGCTTGAAAAGCTTCGTGCGCAGATCCGGGAAGGAAAAGAAAGCGGTCCCGGCATTCCTGCCGAAACTGTTCTAGGGCAGCTTGAGGCCAAGTATAGCGCCCTTGAAAACAGATAG
- a CDS encoding AbrB/MazE/SpoVT family DNA-binding domain-containing protein: MRVTTKGQVTIPRQIREKLGIVPATEVDFVEENGRIYLVKKAGPSTRKPTFSKLRGVATVKMTTDEIMALTRGA; the protein is encoded by the coding sequence ATGCGCGTGACAACCAAAGGCCAAGTCACTATTCCACGACAGATCCGTGAAAAGCTTGGGATTGTACCCGCCACCGAGGTTGATTTCGTCGAAGAAAACGGGAGGATCTACCTGGTAAAAAAGGCGGGACCGAGCACCCGAAAACCCACTTTTTCCAAGCTTCGTGGTGTGGCTACCGTAAAGATGACCACCGATGAGATCATGGCACTCACCCGAGGGGCTTGA
- a CDS encoding type II toxin-antitoxin system VapC family toxin, with protein MSGIFIDSNVILDLFLDDPNWAQWSETTLEHYARHGRLYISPVVYSEISIGFERIEDLEQAVAAAGFQMVPIPREALFLAGKAFMAYRQRSGRKSSPLPDFFIGAQAAVIGLPLITRDVARYRTYFPRLKLIHP; from the coding sequence ATGAGCGGAATTTTTATCGATTCCAATGTCATTCTGGACCTGTTCCTGGATGATCCGAACTGGGCGCAGTGGTCGGAAACCACACTTGAGCACTACGCCCGTCATGGACGTTTGTATATCAGCCCGGTTGTCTACAGTGAGATATCGATCGGGTTTGAACGGATCGAGGATCTGGAGCAGGCCGTTGCCGCGGCCGGATTCCAGATGGTACCGATCCCCCGTGAAGCATTGTTCCTGGCGGGAAAGGCGTTCATGGCATACCGTCAGCGCAGTGGCAGAAAATCATCCCCCCTGCCCGATTTTTTCATTGGCGCACAGGCCGCCGTCATCGGTCTGCCTCTGATAACACGGGACGTGGCCAGATACCGGACCTATTTTCCGCGTCTGAAATTGATCCATCCTTAA
- a CDS encoding ATP-binding protein yields the protein MKNPFTLKVVTEADHFCNRVKEIDQLVRHAKNATNVVLYSPRRYGKTSLVRQVQSRLKSEKFITVFIDLFGLSSVDNIADRIAKGLYSGIYPHKPLMGKAADIIKTYRPNTSLTGDTSFGLSVEKSSQRLFGEDLLDETLTGVGHFLENTKRQVNIVLDEFQEIVELKNSNIEGILRSHIQTHPAAYFFVGSRRRVLLEMFNLKRRPFFQSALEFKLDVLPQDELVTFIVERFAVGKKTCEIPRAAEIAAITCNHPFYTQKLCYLIFEEAKSRVLKADIQRVFQGLIEGETFYFEKCVQLLAPQQIAVLKAIAKEPTRSVLSAHYMQTHSLKSVGGVQGALKKLRSLDYIEQGKDSVWKVVDPIFSLWLENR from the coding sequence ATGAAAAATCCATTTACACTGAAGGTTGTGACCGAAGCGGATCATTTTTGTAATCGCGTCAAAGAAATCGATCAACTGGTCCGGCACGCCAAAAATGCAACGAACGTCGTGTTGTATTCGCCACGTCGATACGGCAAAACGTCTCTGGTCCGGCAAGTTCAGTCGCGATTGAAATCCGAAAAATTCATTACGGTGTTCATCGACCTGTTCGGCCTGTCATCGGTGGACAACATTGCTGATCGTATCGCCAAGGGCCTTTATTCGGGGATTTATCCCCATAAACCATTGATGGGCAAAGCTGCGGACATCATCAAGACCTACAGGCCCAATACCTCCCTGACCGGCGACACATCGTTCGGTTTGTCCGTTGAAAAATCCTCCCAACGGCTATTTGGCGAGGATCTGCTGGATGAAACACTTACAGGGGTTGGCCATTTTTTAGAAAATACCAAACGCCAGGTAAATATTGTCCTGGATGAATTCCAGGAAATTGTTGAGTTGAAGAATTCCAATATCGAGGGAATCCTGCGCTCACATATCCAGACGCATCCGGCCGCATATTTTTTCGTCGGCAGCCGGCGCCGGGTACTTCTGGAAATGTTCAACCTGAAACGGCGGCCGTTTTTCCAAAGCGCCCTGGAATTCAAGTTGGATGTGTTGCCTCAAGACGAATTGGTAACATTCATCGTGGAAAGGTTCGCCGTGGGAAAAAAAACATGCGAAATTCCACGAGCTGCCGAGATTGCCGCGATCACATGTAACCATCCATTTTATACCCAAAAATTATGTTATTTGATTTTCGAGGAGGCCAAGTCGCGTGTCTTAAAAGCGGATATCCAGCGGGTTTTTCAGGGACTGATCGAAGGCGAAACGTTTTATTTTGAAAAATGCGTCCAGCTTCTGGCACCTCAGCAGATCGCCGTTCTCAAAGCCATTGCGAAAGAGCCCACCCGTTCGGTTTTATCCGCTCATTACATGCAAACCCACAGCCTCAAATCGGTAGGCGGCGTCCAGGGGGCGTTGAAAAAACTGCGCTCGTTGGATTACATAGAGCAGGGTAAAGACAGTGTTTGGAAGGTGGTCGACCCCATATTCAGTCTTTGGCTTGAGAATCGATAA
- a CDS encoding pyridoxal phosphate-dependent aminotransferase — protein MMTLDEKFSALEAENAPGQEVRQFTGNLNDIMRGNKYSGVPVDFSHGDVDAFPPIPGSSEAWKNGFDKGGNQAYTEYRGAARIRESLARRLARFTGSSISADNELIITPGTQGALFLALGATVSAGTKVAVVEPDYFANRKLVKFFDGEIVPIPLHYQGSPSENGPDLNQIEDAFKSGVKVFVFSTPNNPTGLVYSGNAITEISALAAKHDVTLIVDQLYSRMLYSGEVYSHLRACEIQPENLITIMGPSKTESLSGFRLGTAFGTARLIERMERLQAIVTLRAAGYNQAVLDTWFQEPEGWMEKRIREHEAIRDELLKIFRAADFLTATPQAGSYLFPQLPPLDVEPNTFIRLLRHQAGVTVTPGTEFAPGYSDSIRLNFSQDHAAAVAATERIVKMVEVYRK, from the coding sequence ATGATGACACTGGATGAAAAGTTTAGCGCCCTTGAGGCGGAAAATGCTCCTGGTCAGGAGGTTCGTCAATTCACAGGCAACTTGAATGATATCATGCGCGGCAATAAATATAGCGGGGTTCCGGTTGATTTCTCGCATGGGGATGTAGATGCCTTTCCGCCAATACCCGGCTCATCAGAAGCATGGAAAAATGGTTTTGATAAAGGCGGAAATCAAGCTTATACTGAATATCGTGGTGCAGCTCGGATACGCGAGAGTCTTGCCAGGCGCCTTGCTAGATTCACAGGCAGCTCCATTTCAGCAGATAACGAATTGATCATAACACCCGGAACGCAAGGCGCACTGTTTTTGGCCCTCGGTGCGACCGTCTCTGCAGGGACGAAAGTTGCTGTAGTAGAGCCGGACTATTTCGCCAACCGCAAACTTGTTAAGTTCTTCGACGGTGAAATAGTCCCCATCCCACTCCACTACCAGGGAAGTCCATCTGAAAATGGCCCGGATCTTAATCAAATAGAAGATGCATTTAAAAGCGGCGTGAAAGTATTCGTCTTTTCGACACCGAACAATCCCACAGGCCTGGTATATTCAGGCAACGCAATTACTGAAATTTCAGCACTCGCAGCAAAACATGATGTAACCTTAATCGTGGATCAACTTTACTCTCGGATGCTTTACAGCGGCGAGGTTTATTCACACCTTCGCGCTTGTGAAATACAACCTGAAAATCTAATTACGATAATGGGTCCATCGAAGACTGAGTCTCTCAGTGGGTTCCGTCTTGGAACTGCATTTGGTACGGCCAGATTAATCGAACGAATGGAACGGCTTCAGGCGATCGTTACGCTGCGTGCAGCAGGATACAATCAGGCCGTTCTTGATACCTGGTTTCAGGAACCGGAAGGTTGGATGGAAAAGCGTATCCGTGAACATGAAGCGATACGCGATGAATTGCTGAAAATCTTCAGGGCTGCCGATTTCTTGACAGCAACGCCACAAGCCGGGAGTTATCTTTTCCCGCAACTGCCGCCCCTTGATGTTGAACCAAATACATTTATAAGGCTGCTTCGCCATCAGGCCGGCGTAACAGTTACGCCCGGGACAGAATTTGCGCCGGGTTATAGTGATAGCATCCGGTTAAACTTTTCACAGGACCATGCTGCAGCAGTCGCGGCAACAGAACGAATCGTGAAAATGGTGGAGGTTTACCGTAAATAA
- a CDS encoding HU family DNA-binding protein, whose amino-acid sequence MHVKIPPKKIPFFKPGKELKERVTTKKGNNDGPKYECPA is encoded by the coding sequence GTGCATGTAAAGATACCTCCAAAAAAGATCCCCTTCTTCAAGCCCGGCAAAGAGCTGAAAGAACGGGTAACAACGAAAAAAGGAAATAACGATGGCCCAAAGTACGAATGTCCAGCGTAA